In Methanosarcina siciliae T4/M, one genomic interval encodes:
- a CDS encoding NifB/NifX family molybdenum-iron cluster-binding protein, translated as MKVAVISTDGKVINQHFGKASCFYIFEVGGGKIRLLEVRECTPLCGSVDYGNPEEILNKTISVVSDCKALLCARIGSRPQEELRKKGIEPIEAPYLIDEALNNLSIEE; from the coding sequence ATGAAAGTCGCTGTTATTTCAACTGACGGTAAGGTTATCAATCAGCATTTTGGAAAAGCCTCTTGTTTTTACATATTTGAAGTAGGCGGGGGCAAAATCCGACTTCTGGAAGTAAGAGAGTGCACACCTCTGTGCGGCTCGGTGGATTACGGGAACCCGGAGGAGATTTTGAATAAAACAATTTCCGTGGTTTCGGACTGCAAGGCTTTACTTTGCGCCAGAATCGGGAGCAGGCCGCAGGAAGAATTAAGGAAAAAGGGGATTGAACCAATAGAAGCTCCATATTTAATTGATGAAGCTTTAAACAATCTCTCTATCGAGGAATAA
- a CDS encoding TetR/AcrR family transcriptional regulator: MTEISQTNQQIRRYARDFLQCQGYNGFSYKDISRKLGIKNASIHHYYPKKEDLVASLLEESRKNLAEKITQIVESGGSAREQLQYYLDYALKEFDEGKSICPPGSVILDFEELPEEVKKQNLLLLHYILDWISDVLRTGLEKGEFNFSDPVEARAELVVETLMGARLLSSIQGRKTLVRSISLIKSDLGWKD, translated from the coding sequence ATGACAGAAATAAGCCAGACCAATCAACAAATACGTCGTTACGCAAGAGATTTTTTACAATGTCAGGGTTATAACGGGTTTAGTTATAAGGATATTTCCCGGAAGCTGGGGATAAAAAACGCTTCAATACATCATTACTATCCTAAAAAAGAAGATCTGGTTGCTTCCTTGCTTGAAGAGAGCAGAAAGAATTTAGCTGAGAAGATTACCCAAATAGTGGAATCCGGAGGGTCTGCTCGCGAGCAGCTTCAATACTATCTCGATTATGCATTGAAGGAGTTTGATGAAGGTAAAAGTATCTGCCCTCCTGGCTCAGTGATCCTTGATTTTGAAGAACTTCCAGAGGAAGTTAAAAAGCAAAATCTGCTGTTACTGCACTATATACTGGATTGGATATCCGACGTTCTCAGAACCGGCCTGGAAAAGGGGGAATTCAATTTTTCAGACCCCGTCGAAGCACGCGCGGAATTGGTAGTCGAAACGTTGATGGGTGCCAGACTGTTATCCAGCATCCAGGGCAGAAAAACACTTGTCAGATCTATTTCCTTAATCAAATCTGACCTTGGGTGGAAGGATTGA
- a CDS encoding DUF1638 domain-containing protein encodes MSVLSILGCKILQDEIIWLIANDSQIKRTLIVANGNISEFTGKLDEQHIPYDIIPFEKLPKALNNVDRDELTVVVNLMELGLHAAPKILKSEVYQNIREMIPFSNGLLIFYGLCGNVLGDVEEDFCLEKDGCTVRILRDDERVVDDCIGATVGGGANYLKLLKTHSKEPAFFFTPMYASSWKELLNINKLHSNPEKALKMAKMVNDLAGYSRVAKVNTGLTYVKDIDAKIEEYAKLFGYSTFEISGNQEIFEKCYLSIKDEICDNC; translated from the coding sequence ATGTCCGTTTTGAGTATATTGGGCTGTAAAATTCTTCAAGATGAAATTATCTGGCTTATTGCAAACGATTCGCAAATAAAGAGAACTTTAATTGTAGCAAATGGGAATATCTCCGAATTTACAGGAAAACTGGATGAACAGCACATCCCTTATGACATTATTCCGTTCGAAAAGCTACCAAAGGCGCTTAATAATGTCGATAGGGACGAACTCACTGTTGTAGTCAACCTTATGGAACTCGGACTTCATGCAGCGCCAAAAATATTGAAATCCGAAGTCTATCAAAATATCAGGGAAATGATACCATTCTCCAATGGGCTACTCATTTTTTACGGTCTTTGTGGTAACGTTCTGGGCGATGTGGAGGAAGACTTCTGCCTGGAAAAAGATGGTTGTACTGTGCGGATACTGAGGGACGATGAAAGAGTTGTAGATGACTGCATAGGAGCAACGGTAGGTGGTGGTGCAAACTACCTTAAATTGCTTAAAACCCATAGTAAAGAGCCTGCTTTCTTTTTTACACCTATGTATGCCAGTTCATGGAAAGAACTTTTGAACATCAATAAACTTCATTCTAATCCTGAAAAAGCGTTGAAAATGGCAAAAATGGTCAATGACCTGGCAGGATATTCAAGAGTTGCAAAAGTCAATACAGGTCTGACATATGTAAAGGACATCGATGCAAAGATCGAAGAATATGCTAAATTGTTCGGATACAGCACATTTGAGATCAGCGGTAATCAGGAAATATTCGAGAAATGTTATCTTTCAATAAAGGATGAAATCTGTGATAACTGTTAA
- a CDS encoding DUF1638 domain-containing protein, translating into MLEDELVYVLSKDPEIKRLFVVENRNSFRFVKKLKSENLKPFMFPSDRLYPVVSEINRESRREPFKEPLREPPDNFTRKLSNIPFCKKIYDFILRKEKKQGLTVVVNLLRRDLHSDVDLLQSEVYLNAREMSKISNGILLFYGKCGFSSEKMQAELQQLGCPVYFLRDEGRNIVDDCISVALGGNEIYTKTMLSGNGKGAMYATPMVLSDLNGTNYKSSEAYKKISKYLISPMYSLLFKINNQDYKDVNFHRNASEFAKIFDMKIINVNGTMNVAINSYMEAKTAICKDIEKPF; encoded by the coding sequence ATGCTTGAAGATGAATTAGTATATGTTCTCTCAAAAGACCCTGAAATTAAAAGGCTGTTTGTAGTAGAGAACAGAAACAGTTTCCGATTTGTAAAAAAACTTAAGTCTGAAAATCTTAAGCCTTTTATGTTTCCGTCTGACAGGTTGTATCCTGTTGTATCGGAAATCAATAGAGAGTCGCGCAGAGAGCCATTCAAAGAGCCGCTCAGAGAGCCACCCGATAATTTTACGAGGAAACTCTCAAATATTCCTTTCTGTAAGAAAATATACGACTTTATACTCCGTAAAGAGAAGAAACAGGGATTAACTGTTGTTGTGAATCTTCTTAGAAGAGATTTACACTCGGATGTTGATCTTTTGCAATCCGAAGTATATCTGAACGCCAGAGAAATGTCAAAAATCTCGAATGGTATTCTTCTATTCTATGGAAAATGTGGCTTTAGTTCTGAAAAAATGCAAGCAGAATTGCAGCAACTTGGTTGTCCTGTTTATTTTCTTAGGGATGAGGGGAGAAATATTGTTGATGACTGTATAAGCGTAGCTCTCGGAGGAAACGAGATTTACACAAAAACGATGTTATCGGGAAATGGCAAAGGTGCCATGTATGCAACACCAATGGTGCTTTCCGACCTGAATGGAACTAATTACAAATCTTCTGAAGCTTATAAAAAGATCAGCAAATATCTAATCTCTCCGATGTACAGTCTTCTTTTTAAGATTAATAATCAAGACTATAAAGATGTTAATTTTCATAGGAATGCTTCCGAATTTGCAAAAATATTTGACATGAAGATTATCAATGTTAATGGAACAATGAATGTAGCAATTAACTCTTACATGGAAGCTAAAACTGCTATCTGTAAAGATATAGAAAAACCATTTTAA
- a CDS encoding carotenoid biosynthesis protein, with protein sequence MPVLNLYFLAFEILVLVLFLACLQNAWQRGSRVVWQLLAGVFFGLLLEWATIQQLEAYEYGRFLVMLGPVPVVVGVAWGTIIYSVRSFSDKTNLPEWARPVLDGLMALSIDLSIDAIAIRLGMWDWGKGFDHQYFGVPYNNFWAWFWVVFSFSASLRLLSKLPGFWGRRLSPAGAIICGTTGVLITNHLITNIPNELIHYATIAAVLGGALLLILALRPEVSAQSQAAFVFLVPLGFHAYFLIAGLVSNAILDPPFLLVVSIVMSITALEIHRDALNYWYRSNRKSKTEKASN encoded by the coding sequence ATGCCCGTGCTAAATCTATACTTTCTCGCCTTTGAGATTCTGGTTTTAGTGCTCTTTCTGGCCTGTCTGCAAAATGCATGGCAACGAGGCTCCCGGGTAGTCTGGCAACTTCTTGCCGGCGTGTTCTTCGGCTTGCTACTGGAATGGGCTACAATCCAACAGCTTGAAGCCTACGAATACGGACGCTTTCTTGTAATGCTTGGGCCTGTTCCTGTGGTCGTTGGGGTAGCCTGGGGAACTATCATCTATAGCGTCCGCTCTTTTTCCGATAAAACCAATCTTCCGGAATGGGCACGACCGGTGCTCGATGGCCTGATGGCCTTGAGCATCGACCTTTCCATAGATGCAATAGCCATCCGCCTGGGCATGTGGGATTGGGGAAAAGGTTTTGATCATCAGTACTTCGGTGTTCCTTACAACAACTTCTGGGCATGGTTCTGGGTTGTGTTCTCATTTTCAGCAAGCCTTCGATTGCTATCAAAGCTCCCTGGCTTCTGGGGACGCCGGTTATCTCCTGCAGGAGCTATAATCTGCGGCACTACGGGCGTGCTTATTACCAACCACCTCATCACCAACATTCCCAATGAACTGATACATTACGCTACTATCGCTGCAGTCTTAGGAGGCGCTCTGCTATTGATTTTGGCATTGCGCCCGGAAGTCTCGGCCCAGTCTCAGGCTGCATTTGTCTTTCTTGTGCCTCTCGGATTTCATGCCTATTTCCTGATAGCAGGATTAGTTTCAAACGCCATCCTGGACCCACCCTTTTTGCTGGTGGTAAGTATAGTTATGAGCATAACAGCACTTGAAATTCACCGGGATGCTCTAAATTACTGGTATCGGTCTAACAGAAAAAGCAAAACAGAGAAAGCAAGTAATTAG
- a CDS encoding ABC transporter ATP-binding protein: MTSKNNSLHILYFLFRPHRKLLGIYFVSLLVFSFLDVLRVFLIYPLINYGLNINQNSTLIDRIYQSVSFGNLHPFLVYAIVLSIVSIIIAGVEVGVSYLGSKTFATVRDTTDRSVFNNLKNQPYEYFASHKQGDILYIGQQAVEQTGLAVFNVVGFLQNILFCLFYLSFIFILSFKISTLMLILGAIYVFFMKNIIFSRIYKHSLVLNRFARAKSVIYNEFISGIKTIFITDSIDFWAGNYNKAVYNIRRSYVFSMILQRLPGAANNLLIFQIIALGAAGLYYITDGHFLPYIGIFGTLLLALYRTIPALNACQSQFGTIVQQLPAIEAVYDFLQENNSKNTHLNNLPKREFRFQNSIIFKNVFFRYNDTQKYTIKNLSFTIKKSTKTAIVGNSGAGKTTIANLLALLYQPTSGEILVDEADLNEFKHSDYLKRLGYLGQETFIYHDSIKENIRFGLDCNDDEIIEAARLADAHEFIMSTSEGYDTIIGDQGIKLSGGQRQRIAIARIILRKPEILLLDEATSSLDNIAEQRVMESIDRISKDMTVITIAHRLSTVKNADVIYVLKEGEIVECGKHKELLELKGEYYNLYNKVPIFSSNSPDL, translated from the coding sequence ATGACCAGTAAGAATAATTCGCTTCATATACTCTATTTCCTTTTCAGACCACATAGAAAACTGTTAGGCATCTATTTCGTAAGTCTTCTTGTATTCAGCTTTTTGGATGTTTTGCGGGTGTTCCTCATCTACCCGCTTATCAACTATGGACTCAACATTAATCAGAATTCCACTTTAATTGACAGGATTTATCAGTCCGTTAGCTTTGGAAATCTTCATCCATTTCTTGTATATGCTATTGTGCTCAGTATTGTAAGTATAATAATTGCAGGAGTAGAAGTAGGCGTTTCATATCTTGGAAGCAAAACATTTGCTACTGTAAGAGATACAACTGATCGCTCGGTTTTTAATAACCTGAAAAATCAGCCTTATGAATATTTTGCCAGCCATAAGCAGGGGGATATTCTATATATCGGGCAACAGGCAGTTGAACAGACAGGACTTGCCGTTTTTAATGTGGTAGGGTTTCTTCAGAATATACTGTTTTGTCTGTTCTACCTTTCATTTATTTTTATTTTATCCTTTAAGATCAGTACTTTAATGCTGATTCTCGGAGCCATTTATGTTTTTTTCATGAAAAACATTATTTTTTCGAGAATTTACAAACATTCACTGGTTTTGAACCGCTTCGCACGCGCAAAATCTGTCATATATAACGAGTTTATTTCAGGAATTAAAACAATATTTATTACCGATTCAATCGATTTTTGGGCCGGCAATTATAATAAAGCGGTATATAATATTAGAAGAAGTTACGTATTTTCTATGATTCTCCAACGGCTTCCAGGCGCAGCAAATAACCTTCTAATTTTTCAGATTATTGCACTTGGTGCTGCAGGGCTTTATTATATAACTGATGGTCATTTTTTACCATACATAGGGATATTTGGAACGCTCCTGCTTGCTCTTTACAGGACAATACCCGCCCTAAACGCTTGCCAGTCACAGTTTGGTACAATTGTACAGCAGCTTCCTGCAATTGAAGCAGTCTACGATTTTTTGCAGGAGAACAACAGTAAGAACACTCATCTTAATAATTTGCCGAAGAGAGAATTCCGGTTTCAAAACTCGATTATTTTCAAAAATGTCTTTTTCAGATACAATGACACTCAAAAATATACAATCAAGAACTTGTCGTTTACAATTAAAAAAAGCACAAAAACTGCAATCGTCGGTAATTCCGGTGCTGGAAAAACTACAATTGCAAACCTGCTAGCACTTTTGTATCAGCCGACATCCGGAGAAATCCTCGTTGATGAAGCAGATCTTAATGAATTTAAACATTCGGATTATTTAAAGAGATTGGGGTACCTCGGGCAGGAGACATTTATTTATCACGACTCCATCAAAGAAAATATAAGGTTTGGTCTGGATTGCAATGATGACGAAATTATCGAAGCTGCAAGACTTGCCGATGCCCATGAATTCATTATGTCTACCTCCGAAGGTTACGATACAATAATTGGTGACCAGGGCATCAAACTTTCAGGAGGACAACGGCAACGTATTGCAATTGCACGGATAATCTTGCGAAAGCCTGAAATTTTGCTCCTGGATGAAGCAACAAGTTCACTTGACAACATAGCTGAACAGCGTGTAATGGAATCAATTGATAGGATCTCAAAGGATATGACAGTAATAACCATCGCACACCGGTTGTCCACAGTAAAAAATGCGGATGTAATTTATGTATTAAAAGAAGGAGAGATTGTTGAGTGTGGAAAACATAAGGAGTTGCTTGAATTAAAAGGTGAGTATTATAACCTTTATAACAAGGTACCCATATTTTCCAGCAATTCTCCGGATTTATAA